Proteins encoded within one genomic window of Triticum aestivum cultivar Chinese Spring chromosome 2D, IWGSC CS RefSeq v2.1, whole genome shotgun sequence:
- the LOC123049619 gene encoding ferredoxin-thioredoxin reductase, variable chain-like — translation MATATATAGASPSTSSSLLLRRPLPPNSTAARCLAPPRCRARLRTARQVAISSVSPSPDVADEEAAAAPKLGKRVRVTAPVRVYHVPKAPDLNLRGREGVVKQYVGVWKGKRITANRPFRVEFQLKLDGQDKPVRFFAHLREDEFEFVRDE, via the coding sequence ATGgcaaccgccaccgccaccgccggggCGTCCCCTTCCACCTCCTCGTCGCTCCTCCTCCGTCGACCCCTCCCTCCAAATTCCACGGCCGCGCGCTGCCTCGCGCCACCGCGGTGCCGCGCGCGCCTCCGCACCGCGCGCCAGGTCGCCATCAGCAGCGTGTCCCCATCCCCCGACGTGGCGGAcgaggaggccgcggcggcgccCAAGCTCGGCAAGCGCGTGCGCGTCACGGCGCCGGTCCGCGTCTACCACGTCCCCAAGGCGCCGGACCTGAACCTCCGCGGCAGGGAAGGTGTGGTCAAGCAGTATGTCGGTGTCTGGAAGGGCAAGCGCATCACGGCCAATCGCCCTTTCCGGGTGGAGTTCCAGCTGAAGCTCGACGGACAGGACAAGCCTGTCCGGTTCTTCGCTCACCTCCGGGAGGACGAGTTCGAGTTCGTCAGAGACGAATAG